CTGCCGGTCTACGCCGGCGAGATCGCCTGCCGCGCGTTGGGCGCCAAGGTGGAGGCACGTTCCGCCGATGGCACCCCGGTCATCGGCGAGCTGGGTGAGCTGGTCATCACCGAGCCGATGCCGAGCATGCCGGTGGGCTTCTGGAACGACCCGGAGGGCACCCGCTACCGCGAGGCGTACTTCGACGTCTACCCGGGCGTCTGGCGGCACGGCGACTGGATCACCATCAACGAGCGGGGCGGCTGCGTGATCACCGGTCGCTCCGACGCCACGCTCAACCGCGGTGGGGTGCGGCTGGGCACCGCCGAGTTCTACTCGGTGGTCGAGGGGCTCGACGAGGTGCTCGACTCGGTCGTCGTGCACCTGGAGGACGACGAGGGTGGCGCCGGTGAGCTGCTGCTCTTCGTGGTGCTGGCCGAGGGTCTGGAGCTGGACGACCCGATGCGCGCGAGGATCTGTCGCGAACTGCGGACCGCGCTCTCACCCCGGCACGTGCCCGACGAGATCCACCAGGTGCGCTCGGTGCCCCGCACCCTGTCGGCGAAGAAGCTGGAGGTGCCGGTCAAGAAGATCCTCACCGGCGTCCCGGTCGACCAGGCCGCGGCCAAGGGCGCCCTGGCCAACCCCGAGTCCCTGACGGCCTTCGCCGCCCTGGCCCAACGCCGAGCAATAGACAACACGCACGCCTGACAGCCCGGCCCGCCGGGCGGGCCGGTTACGGGAGGGTCTGGGTGACCTTTTCGGTGGCCTGGCGGCTGGTCAGCCGGGCTGGGTCCAGGTTGGCGCAGAGGACCACGGTGGCCGCCCGGGTCAGGGGGGCCAGCAGCCAGTCGACCGGGTCGGGGTGGCGGCTGGCGTCGACCAGGACCCGCGCGCCGGGCTCGATGCCCAACTCCGCGGCACGGGCCTCGGCGCGGGTCAGCAGCCGCGCGTCGGCGGGGCCCGGACCGGGCTGCGGGGTGAAGTGGTCGCCGTGTCGGCGGACCTCCACCACGTAGTCGGCGAACCCGGGCGGCACCTGCCGCAGCGGGGCGGCGAGCGGGGCCAGCGCGAGGGCGTACCGCTCGTCGGCGGACCAGGACTGCGCCTCGTCGAGCTGGTCGGCGGCGGCGAAGAGCACGTCCACGTCACCCGGTGTGTCCACCACGTTCAACTTGGCCGACCAGCAACCCAGCAGCACCGCCGCGGTCTGCCAGTGCGGCGGCAGCAGCACGCCGGCCGGGGTGCCCGCAACGAGGCCGACCTCGTCGACGAGGAGATTGGCGGTCTTCGCCACCCAGTTCGCCAGGGTGGTGCCGGAAAGTTCGGTGCGGTCACCACTGGCATCGTCGTACCAGGTGAGCAGCGGTCTGGTCGGGTCGGTCGCGATCGCGTCGGCGAACACCCGGGCAATGTTGTCGGCCATCGGCGCGAACGATACGCCCCCGCCGGCCGTACTCGTTGACGATGACAAGTCGGCGTACCGTCGGGTCGCAGTCAGCGCCGCTGCCGCGCCCCGGCGTAGGCTTGACCCCCGGAGTGTTGTTCCCCACAGACGCCAGTGCAAGGAGTCGCCCCGTGACCGCCGGTCGCCCGCCCCGCGTGCTCATCGACGCCACGAGTGTCCCCGCCGACCGTGGTGGTGTCGGTCGATACGTCGACGGTCTGCTCGGAGCCCTCGGCAAGGTGTGCGGGTCGGGGGTGGACCTGGCGGTGGTCAGTCTTCGCACCGACCTGGAGCGTTACACCCGGATGCTGCCCGGCGCGGAGATCATTCCCGCTCCGGCCGCCGTGGCGCACCGCCCGGCCCGGCTCGCGTGGGAGCAGACCGGCCTGCCGCTGCTCGCGCAGCAGGTGGGCGCGCACGTGCTGCACTCGCCCTTCTACACCTGCCCGCTGCGGGCCGGGTGCCCGGTCACGGTCACCGTGCACGACGCGACGTTCTTCACCGAGCCGGAGCATTACGACAAGTCCCGCCGCACGTTCTTCCGCAGTGCCATCAAGACCTCGCTGCGTCGCGCCAACCGGGTGATCGTGCCCAGCAAGGCCACGCGGGACGAGCTGATCCGGCTGCTCGACGCCGACCCGACACGCATCGACGTGGCCTACCACGGTGTCGACCAGGCTGCCTTCCACGCGCCCACCGAGGAGGAGAAGGCCCGTGTGCGGGCCCGGCTGGGGCTGGGCAACAGCAGCTACGTCGCCTTCCTCGGGGCCAAGGAGCCACGGAAGAACGTCCCCAACCTGATCCGTGGTTGGGCGCACGCGGTGGCCGACCGCGTCGACCCGCCGGCCCTGGTGATCGCTGGTGGTCAGGGGCACGACGACGACATCGACCGCGCTGTCGCCGAGGTCCCCTCGCACCTGCGCCTGCTGCGCCCCGGCTACCTGCGCTACGGCGACCTGCCCGGCTTCCTCGGTGGCGCGCTGGTCGCGGCCTACCCGTCCTACGGCGAGGGTTTCGGGCTGCCGATCCTGGAGGCGATGGCGTGCGCCGCCCCGGTGCTGACCACTCCTCGGCTCTCACTGCCCGAGGTGGGCGGCGACGCGGTCGCCTACACCTCCGAGGACCCGGAGCAGATCGCCACCGACCTGGCCGCCCTTCTCGACGACGAGCAGCGGCGGTTGTCGCTGGCAAAGGCGGGGTTCGACCGGGCGAAGGAGTTCACCTGGGAGTCCAGCGCCGAGGTGCACATCGCCGCCTGGAGTCGCGCCAGTTCCTGACCCTCCGGGGCCCGGCTGGTGACCCATGCCACTCCCGGCAGGCACGTCGGGCATGATGTGCGGATGCTTTATGCGGTCATTCCAGCAGGTGGCAGCGGCACGCGGTTGTGGCCGTTGTCCCGCGCCGGCCACCCCAAGTTCCTCCACCCGCTCACCGGCACCAGCGCCTCGCTGCTCCAGGCGACAGTGGAACGGCTCGCCCCGCTGACCACACCGGATCGGACCCTTGTGGTCACCGGTGCCGCGCACGTCGCGGCGGTGGCTCGGCAGCTGACCGGTCTGCCGGAGGAGAACATCCTGGTCGAGCCCTCCCCCCGAGATTCCTGCGCGGCGATCGCGTTGGCCGCTGCCGTGATCGCGGTACGCGACCCGGACGCGGTGATGGGCAGCTTCGCGGCCGACCACCTGATCCGCGACCCGGAGAGCTGGGTCCGCACTGTCCAGGAGGCGGTTCGCGGGGCCGAGCAGGGCATGCTGATGACCGTCGGGATCACCCCCACGCGGGCGGAGACCGGCTACGGCTACCTGGAGACCGGCGACCCGACCGAGGGCACGCCGTGGCGGCCGGTGGCCGAGTTCAAGGAGAAGCCGGGCGCCGAGGTCGCCGAGGCGTACGTTCGTTCGGGCCGGTACCTGTGGAACGCGAGCATGTTCGTGTGGCGGGTGGACGTCTTCCTCGCCGAGCTGGCCCGCCAGCAGCCGGCGCTGCACGCCGGTGTGGCAGCGATCGCCGCCGCCTGGGGCACCCCGGAGCAGGACGAGGTCCTCGGTGCGATCTGGCCGACCCTGCCGAAGATCTCCGTGGACTACGCGGTGATGGAGGGCGCGGCCACGGCGGGTCGCGTCGCGACGGTGCCGGGCGACTTCGGCTGGAACGACGTCGGCGACTTCCACACCCTCGGCGAGGTGCTGCCGACCGACGACGCGGGCAACGTGGTGCTCGGCACCGACGCCAAGCCGGGTGTGCTGCTGCGCGACAGCGCCAACATGGTGGTCGTGCCGCAGTCGGGACGGTTGGTGGCCGTCCTCGGGTTGCGCGACCTCATCGTCGTGGACACCCCGGACGCGGTCATGGTCTGCCCCCGCGACCGGGCCCAGGATGTCAAGGCCCTGGTCGACGAGCTCAAGGCGCGAGGCGAAGAGGGCTACGTCTGAGGGCTGCGAGGGCCGGCGCGACCATTTGCACGGTCCCGCCGGCCAGTGGCTCGGGCAGCTGGTCCAGCGGGAACCAGCCCAGCTCCTCGGCCTCGTCGCTGACCTGCTCCACGGCGGCGGGAGGGGCCAACACGGCGAACCGGACGTCGTGGTGCAGTGACCCGCCCTGACACTGCACCTGGTGCACGTCCACGTCGATCGGCACCGGGTCGATGCGCAGGCCGGCGATCCCGGACTCCTCGGTGGCCTCGCGGAGCGCGGCGGCGACCAGGGTCTCGTCAGTCGGCTCGCAGTGGCCGCCGAGCTGCACCCAAAGCCCGAACTTGACGTGCAGGCAGAGCAGCACCCGCGAGCCGGTGGCGTCCAGGACCAGCGCGCTCGCGGTGACGTGCCCGGGTCGGTGCTGCCGACTCATCGCGATCGGGCCGGCGCCGAGCAGGCGGAGGGTCCGGTCCCGCGCTACGGCCGCGTCCGGGCTGGTGGGCTGCCAGCCTTCGAGAAGCGCGGTGGCGTCGGCGTGCAGCGTCGCGTACGTCTCGGGGTCGGTCGGGTGGGCGGTCGGTCCGGTGATCGCGGTGTCGGGCACCCCGTCACTGTACGAGCGGGTGCTTCGTACGCTGGCCCGGTGACCCTGCGACTCGTCGAATTCGTGGTGGCCGGCAACGAGGCCAGTGATCTCCTGCCGGTGCGGTCGGCACCCCTGCTGCGCGCGTACGGCGCCCGGCGGGGCTTCTGGACCGTGCTGGACGAAGGGCCGGTGGAGCGCTGCCTCGCCCTGCTGCTGGAGCTGGACGACGGCGAGTGGACGGCCCGGCACGTGCTGGCGGACGCCGGTGCGGAGAACGGGCGGACCGAGGACGGTGAGGCGCTCGCCCACCACGACGGCTGGGTGTACGTCTTCGGCTCCCACTTCGGCTCGAAGGGTGGCCCGCTGCGCCCCCGACGTGCCTTCGTGGCCCGGTTCCGCGAGGACGACGCTGCGGCCGGGCCGATCCCGGTGCACGTGGTGCGCAACTCGTTCCGGCTGCACCGGGCGGTGAACGACGCCCTGGCCGGGTCGCCGCTGGTCCTGTTGCCTCCGGGAGAACGGGTGCGGGCCCGGTTCATCGTGGAAACCCTGGCCAGGGGGACCGCCCGGGAGAAGAGCTGGGTGAGTCGCCTCACCCCGGACGACCTGCCGTTGAACGTGGAGGCGGCGGCCTTCACCCCGGCCGGGACGGTGCTGCTCGGTCTGCGTTTCCCGGTCACCGAGGCCGGTGAGCCGATCCTGGTCGAGGTGGCCGACGTGCCGGGCATGTTCACGGCGGAGCCTTCGTGGCCACGGGCGTTGCGCACGTACGTGTTGACCGGGGTCACCCCGCCCGGGGAGCTGACCGGCTTCCGGGCGATCACCCCGACGGCGGACGGCGCGTACGCGGCCGTGATCGGCTCGATCGACGCGCTGGGCAAGGGATCGGTGCTGCTCGACGACCACCCCGGTGGGGGTGATGTCACCTCCCGACACGTCCGCTTCCGTCTCCCGGACCGTGGATCGGACGACGCGTGCCGGCTCGGCGGGGAGCTGGTGGCGGACCTGGCGCCGTTCCACCACGTCGAGGGGGTGGCCGAGCTGGACGGGCGGCCGTTCTACGTCACGGACGAGGACCACCGGGTCGCGCTCTGGGTCGGCTGAGCGGGATGATGCGGGGGCGGGATGACCGGACGGCACCTCTGCGGAGCAAGGGCCGCAGACCCTCGTGGTGCCGCCCGATCACCGGGGCCTCCCCATGGCCCGGCGCCCTGGCGCCGGGAGCGTCGAGGACGCGCCGGCACCTGTTCGGGCACTGAGAGCATGCCGAACCCGCCCCGTTGACGTCGAGGTTTTTCAGCCCAGGCTTAAAGATGGAGATTAGTGCCGTCCAGGTAGAGTCGAACGGTCATCCGGCATCCCCCTGCCGGGGACTCAGGAGTGCTCCATGCTGAAGATCCACTTTTCTGGGGAGGACATCCTCCGGACCCGGTTGGCGCCGGCTGCGGACCCGATCTGGGAGCTGGTCCTCAGCCTGCACGTGCTGCAGGGCCGCAACCGCGACCCGTTGACGGCCAACTGGCGGCGCACCGTGTCCCAGGCGTTGCGTCAGGACGTCGCCTCCGAGCAGCTCCGGTTGCTGTTCGCGCTGAACCCGCCACGCGGCTACTTCCCGGACTTCCTCACCCCGTACGACAGCGTCGACGGCTTCGAGGCCGGGCTGGACGCGCTCCGCCGCACCCC
This portion of the Micromonospora zamorensis genome encodes:
- a CDS encoding TIGR03089 family protein — encoded protein: MADNIARVFADAIATDPTRPLLTWYDDASGDRTELSGTTLANWVAKTANLLVDEVGLVAGTPAGVLLPPHWQTAAVLLGCWSAKLNVVDTPGDVDVLFAAADQLDEAQSWSADERYALALAPLAAPLRQVPPGFADYVVEVRRHGDHFTPQPGPGPADARLLTRAEARAAELGIEPGARVLVDASRHPDPVDWLLAPLTRAATVVLCANLDPARLTSRQATEKVTQTLP
- a CDS encoding glycosyltransferase family 4 protein, whose translation is MTAGRPPRVLIDATSVPADRGGVGRYVDGLLGALGKVCGSGVDLAVVSLRTDLERYTRMLPGAEIIPAPAAVAHRPARLAWEQTGLPLLAQQVGAHVLHSPFYTCPLRAGCPVTVTVHDATFFTEPEHYDKSRRTFFRSAIKTSLRRANRVIVPSKATRDELIRLLDADPTRIDVAYHGVDQAAFHAPTEEEKARVRARLGLGNSSYVAFLGAKEPRKNVPNLIRGWAHAVADRVDPPALVIAGGQGHDDDIDRAVAEVPSHLRLLRPGYLRYGDLPGFLGGALVAAYPSYGEGFGLPILEAMACAAPVLTTPRLSLPEVGGDAVAYTSEDPEQIATDLAALLDDEQRRLSLAKAGFDRAKEFTWESSAEVHIAAWSRASS
- a CDS encoding mannose-1-phosphate guanylyltransferase; translated protein: MLYAVIPAGGSGTRLWPLSRAGHPKFLHPLTGTSASLLQATVERLAPLTTPDRTLVVTGAAHVAAVARQLTGLPEENILVEPSPRDSCAAIALAAAVIAVRDPDAVMGSFAADHLIRDPESWVRTVQEAVRGAEQGMLMTVGITPTRAETGYGYLETGDPTEGTPWRPVAEFKEKPGAEVAEAYVRSGRYLWNASMFVWRVDVFLAELARQQPALHAGVAAIAAAWGTPEQDEVLGAIWPTLPKISVDYAVMEGAATAGRVATVPGDFGWNDVGDFHTLGEVLPTDDAGNVVLGTDAKPGVLLRDSANMVVVPQSGRLVAVLGLRDLIVVDTPDAVMVCPRDRAQDVKALVDELKARGEEGYV
- a CDS encoding NUDIX hydrolase, encoding MTGPTAHPTDPETYATLHADATALLEGWQPTSPDAAVARDRTLRLLGAGPIAMSRQHRPGHVTASALVLDATGSRVLLCLHVKFGLWVQLGGHCEPTDETLVAAALREATEESGIAGLRIDPVPIDVDVHQVQCQGGSLHHDVRFAVLAPPAAVEQVSDEAEELGWFPLDQLPEPLAGGTVQMVAPALAALRRSPLRLAP